The following nucleotide sequence is from Candidatus Deferrimicrobiaceae bacterium.
CGATCCGGCTCGGGCATCCCCGGGAGGGGAAAGTCTCGGGAAAGACGTTCCTCATCACGGGGACCCTCGGCATGCCGAGGGCGAAGGTCCAGGAGATCGTGCGCAGGGAAGGGGGAGCAGTCGCCGCCGGTCTGAGCAGGAAGGTCGATTTCCTGGTGGCGGGCGCGGATCCCGGATCGAAACTCGCGAAAGCACGGGAGATGGGGATTCCGGTGATTTCCGAGAAGGAACTCCTGCGCATGACGGGAGAGGCGGAGGGATAGATGAAGACGGTGACGCAGGCCCGTGTGGTCGTGTCGGGACGCGTCCAGGGGGTGTTCTTCCGCGCATCGACGCGAGACGTGGCGTCGCGGTGCGGCGTATGCGGCTACGTCCGCAACCTCCCGGGACGGCAGGTCGAAGCGGTCCTTCAGGGGGAACGGTCTGCGGTGGAAAAGGTCATCGCGTTCCTGCGCGAGGGACCGCCGGGCGCGGTCGTCACGGACATCGCCGTGGACTGGCGCGACCCCGTCGAACCGTACGAAGGGTTCCATGTCCGTTACTGACCTCCACCCTGCCGTCCACTGGCGGCCTGAGGGCGGCGCCGTGCGATGCGGGCTGTGCCCGCACCGCTGCCTCATCCCCGAACAAGAACGGGGACTCTGCAAGGTGCGCGAAAACCGCGGGGGGCGGCTTTTCGCCCTCACCTACGGCAAGGTGTCCGCCGTCCAGTTCGACCCGGTGGAGAAGAAGCCGCTCTACCACTTCCACCCGGGCAGGCCGATCCTGTCGATCGGGTCGGTCGGGTGCAACTTCCATTGCGGGTTCTGCCAGAATTACCACCTGGTGGAATGCTCGGTGCCCCTGTCCCCCATGCCCATTCCCGACCTTGTCCGGGCGGCGCGGAGGGAGGGGGCGGTGGGGATCTCCTACACCTACAACGAGCCGTTGATCGGGTTCGAGTTTGTCATGGACTGCGCCCGGGAGTTCCGCAGGGCCGGAATGGCCAACGTTTTGGTCACCAACGGGTACGTCCTGCCGGAGCCGCTTGCCGAGCTCCTCCCCCTCGTGGACGCAATGAACATCGACCTGAAGTCGATGGACCCGGAGTTCTACCGGAAGATCTGCGGGGGGACGCTCGCGCCCGTGCTCGACACCATCCGGGAAAGCGCGAAATCCACGCACGTGGAGATCACGACCCTCCTCGTCACCGGGGAGAACGACTCGGAGGAGTCGATCCGCGCCGTCGTGGACTTCGTTGCCGGGGTCGACCCGGAAATCCCCCTGCACTTTTCCCGGTACACGCCCATGTACCGCTTCACCGCCCCCTCCACGCCTCCCGCCCGGCTCGCCGCGGCCCACCGGATCGCCCGGGAAAAACTTCCGTACGTCTACGTGGGAAACTACCCCTTGGAAGGGGCGGAGAACACGGTCTGTCCGTCCTGCGGAGCGGTCGTCGTCCGGAGGCACGGGTACCGCACCGACCGTTTCGGTCTCGCGGGGAACCGTTGCGTTTCCTGCTCCGCGGTGCTCCGTTTCGTGGTATAAATACAGGATGATACACGTTCTCGCCCCGCGCCGGCGAGAAGCGCTGGGGGTCGCAATCGCCTCGCTTCTCTTCTTCCTTTTCCTCATGACGGCGCCGCGATTTACGGTTTGCGCGGACAACGTCGCCGGGGGGGGGAATTCGTACGAGGAGAGGGCCGCCGCGGAGCAGAGCACGCGGACCCTTTTCCGGCGACTCGAGGTGGCGTCCCTCGTGCTCATCCTCGTTGCGGGAGGCGGGGTGATTTTATGGGCAGTCAGGAGGAAATAGCCTTTGAAGATTCCTTCGCACCGGAAAATCCTGGTCGTGGACGACGAGCTGCAGGTCCTCACCTTCCTCGACGATCTCTTCCGGACGGAAGGGTGGGAGGTGCAGACGGCCGATTCCGGGGCCTCCGGGATCGACAAGCTCGAGCAGGGCCGTTTTGACATCGTCCTCACCGACCTGAAGATGCCCGGCCCCGACGGGATCGAGGTGCTCCGCACGTCCAAAAAACTCCAGGCGGACGCCGAAGTCATCATGATGACCGGCTACGGCACCGTCGATACCGCCATCGAGGCGATGCGGGCAGGTGCGTTCCATTACCTCGCGAAGCCCTTTCAGGCGGAAGAGGTCCTCCACCTCGTCGACAAGGCGTACGTCCAGCGGCAGCTGAAGAGGGAAAATCTTTTCCTCAAGTCGGAATCTCGCAGCGGCCACCTGCTCCACTCCGTCGTCGGAACGAGCGCACCCATCCAGGAAGTCGTCGCCGCGGTCCAGCGGCTCTCCGACACGGACACCCCCGTGTTGCTGGTCGGGGAGCAGGGAACAGGACGCTCCTTCTTCGCCCGGATCTTGCATTTCCACAGCTCGCGTTCCGCGGGACTCTTCGTCCCCGTGCACTGCGCGGGGGTCGACGAGGGGCTGCTGGAGGGGGATCTCTTCGGGTACGCGACGGGCGCCCACGAGGAGGCCGCGCTCCCCCGGCCGGGAAAACTCGCGATTGCGAACCACGGGACCATCTTCCTTTCCGAAGTCGGGGAGGCGGGGCAAAGGGTGCTGGACCGCATCGCCACCCTTCTCACCGACCGCACGATCACGCAAGTCGGAGGCACCCAGGAGGTCGAACTCGACCTCCGGGTGATCGCGTCCTCGTCGTCGGATCTCGAAACGCTTTTCGACAGGAAAAAGGTGCCGGAGAAGATTCGCGACCTGTTCGCCCCGGGGACGATCCGCCTTCCGGCGCTCCGCGAGCGGTCGGAGGATATCCCCCTCCTCCTGCACCATTTTCTTTTCGAGGAAAACCGGGAGCGGAAGAAACCGCTGCGGGGATTCAGCCCGACGGCCGTCGCGGCTCTCGCCGCCTATTCCTGGCCCGGGAACGTCCGGGAGCTCATGGCCCTCGTGAAGACCCTCTCCGCGCGGAAGAAACAGGGTACGGTGGTGGACGCGGCGGACCTGCCCCCCGAAATCCTCTATGGACGGAGAGGAAGGAAGGCGGTGGAGGAGACCAGGGCCGCCTCGGAGGAAACCGAAATCCGCACCACGCTCCAGGATCTCGATAAACTGATGGTTCTCCAGGCGCTGGCGCTCTCCGAGTGGGACAAAAAACTGGCC
It contains:
- a CDS encoding acylphosphatase; the protein is MKTVTQARVVVSGRVQGVFFRASTRDVASRCGVCGYVRNLPGRQVEAVLQGERSAVEKVIAFLREGPPGAVVTDIAVDWRDPVEPYEGFHVRY
- the amrS gene encoding AmmeMemoRadiSam system radical SAM enzyme — protein: MSVTDLHPAVHWRPEGGAVRCGLCPHRCLIPEQERGLCKVRENRGGRLFALTYGKVSAVQFDPVEKKPLYHFHPGRPILSIGSVGCNFHCGFCQNYHLVECSVPLSPMPIPDLVRAARREGAVGISYTYNEPLIGFEFVMDCAREFRRAGMANVLVTNGYVLPEPLAELLPLVDAMNIDLKSMDPEFYRKICGGTLAPVLDTIRESAKSTHVEITTLLVTGENDSEESIRAVVDFVAGVDPEIPLHFSRYTPMYRFTAPSTPPARLAAAHRIAREKLPYVYVGNYPLEGAENTVCPSCGAVVVRRHGYRTDRFGLAGNRCVSCSAVLRFVV
- a CDS encoding sigma-54 dependent transcriptional regulator — translated: MKIPSHRKILVVDDELQVLTFLDDLFRTEGWEVQTADSGASGIDKLEQGRFDIVLTDLKMPGPDGIEVLRTSKKLQADAEVIMMTGYGTVDTAIEAMRAGAFHYLAKPFQAEEVLHLVDKAYVQRQLKRENLFLKSESRSGHLLHSVVGTSAPIQEVVAAVQRLSDTDTPVLLVGEQGTGRSFFARILHFHSSRSAGLFVPVHCAGVDEGLLEGDLFGYATGAHEEAALPRPGKLAIANHGTIFLSEVGEAGQRVLDRIATLLTDRTITQVGGTQEVELDLRVIASSSSDLETLFDRKKVPEKIRDLFAPGTIRLPALRERSEDIPLLLHHFLFEENRERKKPLRGFSPTAVAALAAYSWPGNVRELMALVKTLSARKKQGTVVDAADLPPEILYGRRGRKAVEETRAASEETEIRTTLQDLDKLMVLQALALSEWDKKLAAELLNIDVPALEELMRRNKIEP